The segment GTGAAAACGCTCTAGACTGAACTGATTATAGTAACTAGTATTTTGATAGCAAACTTACTTTGGCCATAAACTTTGATAATTCTTCGGGCGGCAAAAATCCCCAATATGATGTTTTCCTTTGGCAGACTCCGTAAGACTTTCGGCCTCAGTTAAAGTTTTATCCATTTCTAAGCGCCTAGCCTTGTGTTCCCACGTACCACCCTCAATATCCTCATCAGAGTCGTATTCATATTTGTGCTTTCCTTGGGCAGcgaattttttggtttcttcttgttttttgagaatatcttgATAGactatattcattttaatttgatcCTCACATTGCTTCCATTGGTGAGGCTCTAAATCAATGGATCCAAATACACGAACTGCATACATGAGcaattctttacttttttctgGATGAGCCAATGCagctattttatcattttcgtCCCCCCATCTTGTTTTCcgctttttattatttccttctatAATTATTGGTGAAGTaaagatagaaagagagagtGTGTTGGAATTCATCATTGGTGGCTAAtagtgtatatattatatttaatattacctTTAGCTTGTCGGCACTCCTCCATAATTCCATTTCGTAGGGTGTCTACTTTTTTACGATATGACTGATACATCACACTCTTCGTGTCGTATAAAAATCTAGACAAAAAAAGTCacccaaataataattatactacaATCTATTAAGTATCCAAAGGTCTTACGATAGTTCATCCTCTCCTGCATTTCCTCTCCGAGCAATTTCTTCGAGTTGATCTCCCGAAACAGCAACCATAGAGGCAAGCTCTTCTGCGACAATGGAAAGTGGTACTTGTATTAATAACTCCACCACGGCACTACTGCTGCTTGAGGCTGAAGAAAAAACTAGAAATTCCACCTTTCAGTTCcatgaacttttttataaaaatgatcaaatgaGTCTCCTTTCCCTCTACatgtcatcatcatcatcatcaaaaatcaatcaatcagCAATGCAAACGTTAAATTGATAAAGTAAAAAGTACACATGTGAAATTGAGGGAAAGGATAGACTTATACCTCCGGCCTCCTTATTTAGATTCTGGCCGGATGTTTCCGTTTTAGTGGAGGATGAAAAGGATGAATTGGTAGGAGGAGCACAAGAGGAGCCATGATCGGATACTATGGTGGCacctattaaaaagaaaaaaatcatgaaaaacgaGGTTAATTATTAATCCACTTATGCCCAGaattaatacttataattaatgaccaacaaataatagcaaaaattcaaacacatatttttgagtttgaagagttatgtaacaaaaactatattaaataaatacgtCAAGCTCTTGTAAAGAGACTTCTAGGAATATATACAAGCTATAATTTGAGTTAGGACAATTTGGCCATCAACCCTGGAACTGTTCTATGTGTACTCTTCATTCTTAAAGATTTATCTCTATTGTCAACATTCAAACATATTAGAAAGCAAGTTTTAACACATTTGCAATAATGGGCATAAATGGCTTAATATACAAATGCACAAAGACTCACTAATGGACTCTGGTTGAAATGGAAGTTGACTcgattcttcttcttctggaTCATGGAATGATTCATGGTCATTTTCCTGGATTTTCGGAACTTTAATCTCCCCTGAAAATAGCAAGTGAATGACTGTTCCTTTCCTATAGAGAGATATCCGCCTTACCCAAGGACTCACAGCACTCATCATCCTCCGTCGTTTTCCTCTTCAACTTCATAAATTGCTCCATAAAACTCCCATCATTGGCGAACTTATTCATTAGAGCAGCTGCAGCAGCCGCAGCTGCTGCCCTTTTATCATCATCCTCAGTAGTAGTAGATGGATTCTCTTCATGATCCTTGAGTCGAAGTCGATCCTCGATTTCTGCCTTCTTCTTCGAGATTAGGGACTCTTGAGCAGTCATTTCATTGAGACGTCGGTTTTGCCGATGTCTGGCGTTTCCTCCGGAATTGTAGGCCATCACTTTAGGACTCTTCCAgttctattatttattgtatagtaACATTGGTATGATAAGAAGAGTCAGGGGGACCAACTGCAGTTCATTGCTTATTTACCAAGAGAGTAATTAATGAGGCCTCTAATacgataattatatatttgaaaatatctaaTAAGTAATATGATATAGGATATcctcttttatttgaaaaatcatccGTGATGGAGTAGAATAAATGCCTTGTTTGAAGACTTCATTTGGTACCCATGTACACAAGGAGaggaaaaagttatatatatatatatttatagcaagCTAGGCAAcaaagaggaaaaataaaaagggagaaGAAAGCTTTCCCCCTAGACATCATTGCATATTGTTCACGCTTCTATTGAGATTTATAGTTTCATATATTACAAACTAAATGTCACACTTTGCATGTTTAaggttaaaattctaaaaaaaataaaaataataataaagatctCTAGGAGAGAAGGAAAGGGGGAGAGCAAGGAGGGTGTCTGTCTAAGCTAAATCAAGCtagttgataaattattatacatcaCCTTGgtctaaataaagaaattatgttttgttcatataaaaaataattgtataatttaaaaaggcaATATAGCACAAGAGATTAGATAACTATCCATAGTCAAGTTTgtatatgtggtgcgtcaacacataagcaatattgaacaaaaatcaagaagaaaaatattaattactaataggatgtctaattaatttttttatgttatatacaaATTACCGCCCAATattgcatttcaaatttttgggataggTTGAGatacttatgtatattaaaaatagtttagagccttcatttgatttgtATGCCAAAGTTTAAGCTTGGCATAGtccattttaataacatttgtatctaaatttatcatttctatCAAATGCATTTAACAATGACGATTTTACTATTACTTTAAGAGGTCATTTTGGAGTGCACTCAACGGATGAatcaaactaattaaataacaGAAAATGACGTTAATTCATTGAAGAATGCATTTATAATGCAGACTCAATTGTGATAAAAATCATCTTAACTTGGATTTTTGTTCATGACAAGTTCGTGCGtgtagataaaaacaaaattaagagaAGGATAAAAtcccaataaatttttttcgcaGGGGGAGGGTtgtaggggctgtagcccccccccccatattaaggaatttttgcttttaaccagaaaatttaccaaaaaattccaaattttccaaaaaatgaaatatttgaaatttaatttttgaatttttttccaaaaaatttaatttttagtgaccagctgtagatttttgaaatttttttctgaaatatttaatttaattgtaaggagctgtagatttttaaattttttacccaaaaaatgtattttttcgtGAACcgctttaaatttttgaaatttttttgaacagctgtggatttaaaaaaaaaaatccaaaaattgaattttttgcgAACAGTTgtgtattattgaatttttccaaaaaattaatatataaatttttagttaacagctgtggatttttaattttttattcccccaaaaattttaatttttagagacaattttaatattggggtttttttccaaaaaaacccCAAAACCAAGCCACCTccccctccaaaaataaatttatacatatatcctGCAGACGCCCATGTCTaccccaatatttcaaagacatattttagtcaattataaattttgacttcaaatttgtgggatgagttaggatacccaagaatttttgatataattcagaacctttatttgatttaaaagtctTATATTGTCTCGGATATTacccattttaaataaaattagttattagaTTTAAGAGACTTCTATTGTCAAGggagaatttttgaatttgtaaccTGCAAAAGAGCACAACATTTCATAGAATATactgcgtcaatataaaaacaatcttacaacaaaaatcaagaaaaacagaaaatcccaaatcatatttttacctAATATATACTACATTCACCCCAATACTTGAGCGGGatatttgagtccattataggctttgacttcaaatttgtgggatgagctAGGATATCCAAGAGTTTCAACTATAGTTTAGTTCTTTTACTTGATTTAAGAGACGTATAATAATCCATATATGGCGTTTTTAAGTAACATTTATCCAttccttattcttttattagtTCGATCAATATGGGTAACTTTAAGAGTGTAATTTGCAATACACACCCAAAATGTAATACGAATACTTTTTTAAGAGAAATTGGATACAAATGTTGGGATAAAAACTCTTCCTGGTTGTATTTGCGTTAAGAGGCTACATAAAcacatatattacaatatttcctagacatatttgagtcaattattggcTTTGACTTTAAATTTCCGGTAGTTTTTAAGATGCCCAATcattttagctatattttaggtcctttatttgattttagagaCTGATATTGGGCCCAATAGGACACCTTTTAACTATAAAAgccatcaatttatcattctttaagTGTGGCGATCAATTTTGGTTAGTTTTAGTGCAATTTGGAGCACAAACAAAGGGTTCATACAAATAgcaatttgttcatagaaattgaggattcatataagaatacaaatgtaatccaggctGAATTGggatacaatttattatatctcacttttgtgttgacgagccacatATATCCACAatttatcatcatcatcataattTAAAGCAAGAAAGTGGAgagaacattaaataaataaataaataaatataacttttgtaaaGTTATATTATGTTGTACAAGtttcttgtatgtatgtatatatgtatacatatttgacaTTAAACAATATGTCTCGGTTTTTATGGcctcttttaatatatatatgagtatgtACATGCagcagaaaaataataataaaagtaaaatgttATGACAAGCATCTTATATTTCcttcgtttatttttattttttaaatacatttaatgacaaacgataaaaatatcaaatttcaacttttaattcCTTCAAGTTAAATGAAGTGATTCTTTTCcccttattttatttctatttatttttattatttgtaaaaggcatgacttatacatatatatattatcctcctttaaaaataaagattaaatgaACAATTATATGATACTTTTACgcgtattttattttgtatttttttattctttcattatccctcatcttattattattattgactatACACATTTCAGGTCATAACTTGACTATAAATGAATAagatgttgttttattttcttctgtaTTCTTTTGTGCGTGACGTGTGTGTTCTTATCTTCTGCTTCTTCTTTTCCTAGACTCACATTCATGCTCAATTAGGGATGGAAGAAATACATAGTTGAACTACAACAACATACTGATACACTCACTCACTGTGTGGAATAATTATAGttcttgttattgttattttttataactatttgaaAACATATCATTAAgtacttgttttttttagttagtgAGTTTTTATTAGTGTTGTGGTTTGGTCTGAAAGATCTAGACCGGTCTTAGacctttatgatttttattggaCCAAACTAATAGAAGTTCGGTTCAGATCggtcttaaagaaaaaaaaaggtataaatcACGGCACTACCCCGATAAGCCCAAATtatagggactgtttgatgtacgAAAATAGCCACTAGGCAAGGCGTTCGCAGGGGTGGGCTGGGGGCTGTAGCccttcccccaaattaaggaattttagcttattaatataatttttttggtcaggatgaaaaaagtttatgcgaaaataggggtaaaaattgttttttaaatttattttctataaatttaaatttattgaatagctacggatttttgaaattttattcgaagaaatttaattatgaaatttttttcgcacaaattaaattttttgtcaatagctgtgggtgaatgaatttattttataaataagttaattttgtgtgaatagctatgaattttttgaaatttgaaaaaaaaaaattaatatttgaaattgaaaaaaaatttattaatatttgaaatttaattttttaaatttttttcaaaaaattattttttttttgaaccattggatttttaaatttttttcagaatatttaattttttttggatagtatggatttttaatttttttttccaaaagatccaaaaaatttaatttttatattttttctcccaaagaaattaatttatttctaaatagattttctaaataaatttttgacatttttttcaaaaaattttaagtttcacattttttttacaaaaaaaaaaatcaaaaaaaaaagcccacaaccaaatataatattacgaAAGCCCCAGCTAGGGCACCTCCTATCAAACCATAAAATTACTGGATCTCAAATTTTCAACACTAAGAGGAAACCGAATTTTGGTCGACAAATTCAAATCACttcattttcttgtaaaatagaCTTTGCTTTCAGCATAGACTTTTCTAATTTCAGAATGAATTCCgtcataattatcttttaaaattctgTTGAGTTTAGTTGGGGTTCCTAGTCCCGTGTATCTGCAGACAAGTCGTGCTTGGGGTCAAACAGTCCttataaagtgtattttgttgtcagctgtggatCTTTCTGCTTCTTCTCCCCTTATCAGTATTCTGAGCATTAAttgtttcaattaaaattagctcttttCAACAAGTTCCaacattcattaaataatagttccataCTTGTGAAGAATTGCTACCAACTGATTATGGGCATTTTCTTCCAGTTCCTTTTTTagagaaaggttgcgtgataaaataaaggtaaagacGTGAGGCCgctatgatttttagtgaacGGAACTAATTCGGACCTTTAAAGAAGTTACCAGTCAGGATGGGTCTCATtcaaaattcggtctagactgaTTTTGTAGATGCattattgatgacgtcagttgtatTTCCAAATTGTGAGCATGGACCTTCAATAacaacgtcatatgaagtttaattttattgtatgatCGTATTTGCACAACTTATTAATTAGTAAGGGTGAAAAAATGGGTCAtagatttgatttataattaaaaaaatgggtccACGATTTGATATTCGGTGTACAATCTCAGATCGTGGTCTGGCTCGAAAGTTCGCTCACAGTTggtcaagaaaaaatcaattaagaccgaaccaaaaTAAAACTCGGACCCAGTctcaacactatttttttttttaccttcctTTTCATAAATCTGGTactaacataatataatattatgtacatacatattataattgaagCACCTGAAGGCAGAATAAGAAAAAGAGATGGAGGAGGAGAGAGTGACCTTGATGAAGGTCAAAAGTGATTGAAACATCgtccttttattatttcttaaaaacagtatatatttaataataacgaCAAGGACTATTTACCATTTTAATTATCTCTTCTTCAACTCCTGAAGTCGACGATATAATGAGAGTGATTAGTTGTTATTGTTTTCGAATATGATGAGTGGTTGAAGTAGGTATATTATACTGACAGTAATACCTTGGGATACGACTGCCCCCATATACGAGGTCAATTCTCCACGCATCCTTATTGAAAGTGGGGCAATCAtaagtataatgaaaataaatcactttatttttttcatgtactgtgataattgtaaattctcaaaaaagtaGAAATGTCATTGGTCACTTACGTGGCCACTGGaggttttattctttttacttGATAAGATGTCAACTTTTtgcagctatttacaaaattggTTGGAGTTTAGTGCTTGTTTGCTAGCCTTTTGTTCAGGAGGTATTTCTTAGCGAGAACGATTTATAGTTCCTAAAATACTCGTACTATTTTTCTGAGGTTAATTTGCAAGAGACATCCCCATAAAGAAATTGATCTATTATAACATTTCTTGCTATACCCAAGTACGGTTccattatattcattaatacatATTCTGATAAAGATTTATTAGTTGATCTTTGAGAATCTTTTTCCAAGTAAGGATATCAATTTACCAAGTATTTGCACGATGCATCAACtactaacaaaaattttataccaaatttatcaTGCTTCATTgccatatattcaaaaaatagataCCTAGCTCTTTTTGGGAATAATTACTcatcaatgtacatatatatatattatactggCCTGTGTACACTGACATACAATTTTTGACGAGTTGATCTCATAGCGTTGATATCAAGGTAAACTTGTCCTTTTGGTGTCGTTGTAATCTTGTGGAACAAATATCAAAACGGATATATGTCAATCATTCCTTATATCTGTTGTGGGGCATAGTATTCCTAAAGAGATTGATCCCcatattttttgaccaaattaCATTAGTCGGCTGCCTTTTGGCTTAGATTCCTCTCACCTACATTATAGCAATTAGATGGAGTAT is part of the Lepeophtheirus salmonis chromosome 7, UVic_Lsal_1.4, whole genome shotgun sequence genome and harbors:
- the LOC121121541 gene encoding LOW QUALITY PROTEIN: SURP and G-patch domain-containing protein 1-like (The sequence of the model RefSeq protein was modified relative to this genomic sequence to represent the inferred CDS: inserted 1 base in 1 codon), whose protein sequence is MAYNSGGNARHRQNRRLNEMTAQESLISKKKAEIEDRLRLKDHEENPSTTTEDDDKRAAAAAAAAALMNKFANDGSFMEQFMKLKRKTTEDDECCESLGEIKVPKIQENDHESFHDPEEEESSQLPFQPESISATIVSDHGSSCAPPTNSSFSSSTKTETSGQNLNKEAGVFSSASSSSSAVVELLIQVPLSIVAEELASMVAVSGDQLEEIARRGNAGEDELSFLYDTKSVMYQSYRKKVDTLRNGIMEECRQAKEGNNKKRKTRWGDENDKIAALAHPEKSKELLMYAVRVFGSIDLEPHQWKQCEDQIKMNIVYQDILKKQEETKKFAAQGKHKYEYDSDEDIEGGTWEHKARRLEMDKTLTEAESLTESAKGKHHIGDFXPPEELSKFMAKYQALKDGTNIEESDYINNKITEDNKGFKLLQKMGWSEGGGLGSSGQGITTPISNNGQGSDKKGLGISKPHELDKADDEFDAYRKRMMMAYRFRPNPLNNPRRAYY